One window of the Anopheles cruzii chromosome 2, idAnoCruzAS_RS32_06, whole genome shotgun sequence genome contains the following:
- the LOC128268552 gene encoding uncharacterized protein LOC128268552 codes for MKSVGVLCTLVLAVMLRSGSCLDSIGKVRPAERLADTLDILQEDSQIESLAPVSEHSELFEMAKRLALKKQSLEGRHAETQIQEEHLNNMDRLEDNSEEFMDLSIDIAYSAIYLLRNYTMFVHNARNKFIVVFE; via the coding sequence ATGAAGTCAGTCGGTGTTCTATGCACACTGGTGTTGGCGGTCATGCTCCGGTCTGGTAGTTGCCTGGATTCGATCGGTAAAGTGCGACCCGCCGAAAGGCTGGCCGATACCTTGGACATCCTGCAGGAGGATTCGCAGATTGAGTCGCTCGCTCCGGTGTCGGAGCACTCGGAACTGTTCGAAATGGCCAAGCGTTTGGCGCTGAAGAAGCAATCGCTAGAAGGTCGCCATGCAGAGACGCAGATCCAGGAAGAACACCTCAACAACATGGATCGGTTGGAGGACAACAGTGAGGAGTTTATGGACCTCTCGATCGACATTGCTTACTCGGCCATCTACCTACTGCGAAACTATACGATGTTTGTGCATAACGCTAGGAATAAGTTTATCGTTGTTTTTGAGTGA